The Phycisphaeraceae bacterium genome window below encodes:
- a CDS encoding (2Fe-2S)-binding protein, which yields MPQLTINGKTYDFEKGETILQVALRNEVEIPHYCYHPGLSIVANCRICLAEVWAPNPKTGKLEPGPKLFPTCQHPAAEGQVVYTESPKAIANQKAVMEYLLINHPVDCAVCDQAGECHLQDYSYQYGRGQSRYLEDKNKKPKKDLGPHVLLYSDRCIMCTRCVRFTREVTGTGELMVDGRGSTEQIDVFPGLAINNELSGNVVDICPVGALLDKDFLFQQRVWFLKKTPSIDGLTASGDNISVEHNEGRIYRFKPRANAEVNQWWITDEVRYGWKFVHREDRLRLPGVKGRQPWVLEEAPEAWATAIDRANGVLESAMDGRAAGRPKRLGAVISPMLSCEDAFLLARWVRAIDPEAVLAVGPVPRHGSDRTFPSGFTVCAEKAPNARGVRRVLNAMDGKILDSDAFLDQARSGSLGAVVVTGNYPSEWVTPAWSQALAKTPFVLIDTLPTELLAMAEVVLPGAAWVEKEGCFENRGGRMQAFDRAIAPVDFARAEAQIALDLLAHLDGSIPTAFRASDTRRAMASAGLAGFRTIHEVPAQATAEPDMVYLEL from the coding sequence ATGCCGCAACTCACCATCAACGGCAAGACTTACGACTTCGAGAAAGGCGAGACGATCCTCCAGGTCGCGCTTCGCAACGAGGTCGAGATTCCTCACTACTGCTACCACCCCGGCCTCTCGATCGTGGCCAACTGCCGCATCTGCCTGGCGGAGGTGTGGGCGCCGAACCCGAAGACCGGCAAACTCGAGCCAGGACCGAAGCTCTTTCCGACCTGCCAACACCCCGCCGCCGAGGGGCAGGTCGTCTACACGGAGAGCCCGAAGGCGATCGCCAACCAGAAGGCGGTCATGGAGTACCTGCTCATCAACCACCCGGTTGATTGCGCCGTCTGCGACCAGGCGGGTGAGTGCCACCTTCAGGATTACAGCTACCAGTATGGCCGGGGCCAGAGCCGCTATCTCGAAGACAAGAACAAGAAGCCGAAGAAGGACCTCGGCCCGCATGTGCTTCTGTACAGCGATCGCTGCATCATGTGCACCCGTTGCGTGCGCTTCACGCGCGAGGTGACGGGCACGGGCGAACTCATGGTCGACGGCCGTGGCTCGACCGAGCAGATCGATGTCTTCCCCGGTCTCGCGATCAACAACGAGCTCTCCGGCAATGTCGTGGACATCTGCCCGGTGGGAGCACTCCTCGACAAGGACTTCCTCTTCCAGCAGCGTGTCTGGTTCCTGAAGAAGACCCCGTCGATCGATGGCCTCACCGCGAGCGGCGACAACATCTCCGTTGAGCACAATGAGGGTCGCATCTACCGCTTCAAACCGAGGGCCAACGCTGAAGTGAACCAGTGGTGGATCACCGACGAGGTGCGCTATGGCTGGAAGTTCGTGCATCGCGAGGATCGGCTTCGACTGCCCGGGGTGAAGGGTCGGCAGCCCTGGGTTCTCGAAGAGGCACCAGAGGCGTGGGCCACCGCGATCGATCGGGCGAATGGAGTGCTTGAAAGCGCGATGGACGGGCGCGCCGCAGGCCGGCCGAAGCGCCTTGGTGCGGTGATCTCGCCGATGCTCAGTTGCGAGGATGCATTCCTTCTTGCTCGCTGGGTTCGCGCGATTGATCCCGAGGCGGTGCTCGCCGTCGGACCGGTGCCGCGGCATGGCAGCGATCGCACCTTCCCCTCGGGCTTCACCGTCTGTGCGGAGAAGGCGCCAAATGCCCGCGGTGTTCGGCGGGTCCTGAATGCGATGGACGGGAAGATCCTGGACTCGGACGCCTTCCTCGACCAGGCACGCAGCGGCTCTCTCGGCGCCGTGGTCGTCACGGGGAACTATCCGAGCGAGTGGGTGACGCCCGCGTGGTCGCAGGCGCTCGCGAAGACGCCATTCGTGCTGATCGACACGCTGCCGACTGAACTGCTCGCGATGGCCGAAGTCGTCCTCCCCGGCGCGGCGTGGGTCGAGAAGGAGGGCTGCTTCGAGAATCGAGGCGGTCGCATGCAGGCCTTCGATCGCGCGATCGCTCCGGTCGACTTTGCGCGGGCCGAGGCGCAGATCGCGCTTGATCTCCTGGCGCACCTCGACGGCTCAATTCCCACGGCATTCCGCGCCTCTGACACGCGGCGCGCGATGGCCAGCGCCGGGCTTGCTGGATTCCGCACGATTCACGAGGTTCCCGCGCAGGCCACCGCGGAACCGGACATGGTCTATCTCGAGCTATGA
- a CDS encoding nitroreductase family protein, producing MSALHPAPTAHPVHELIAGRWSPYVFDERPIPAADLHAIFEAARWAPSSFNEQPWRFIVATKSDSEAFGRILSCLVDANQAWAKHAPVLALGCYMRKFAKNGQENKAAAHDLGQAAALLSIEAVSRGVAVHQMIGILPDRARELFAVPADAEVLTALALGVPLHPSEGQGDLASRDSSRRPRQSLSQIVFGDGWGKAGPVR from the coding sequence ATGAGCGCCCTTCACCCCGCGCCGACGGCGCACCCTGTTCACGAACTCATCGCCGGTCGGTGGAGTCCCTATGTGTTCGACGAGCGGCCCATACCCGCCGCCGATCTCCATGCGATCTTTGAAGCGGCGCGATGGGCGCCGTCGTCATTCAACGAGCAGCCATGGCGCTTCATTGTGGCGACGAAGAGTGACTCCGAGGCGTTCGGCCGCATCCTCTCCTGTCTGGTCGATGCAAACCAGGCGTGGGCGAAGCACGCGCCAGTGCTGGCGCTCGGCTGCTACATGCGGAAGTTCGCGAAGAATGGCCAGGAGAACAAGGCGGCGGCGCATGATCTTGGGCAGGCGGCTGCGCTTCTCTCGATCGAGGCAGTGTCGCGCGGAGTCGCGGTCCACCAGATGATCGGCATTCTCCCCGACCGAGCGCGTGAACTCTTCGCGGTGCCCGCCGATGCCGAGGTTCTCACGGCGCTCGCGCTCGGCGTTCCGCTCCATCCGTCAGAAGGCCAAGGTGATCTCGCGTCGCGCGATTCATCCCGGCGACCACGGCAGTCGCTTTCCCAGATCGTCTTCGGCGATGGATGGGGCAAGGCCGGACCCGTGCGCTGA
- a CDS encoding VCBS repeat-containing protein — translation MTNRARVVVPFRSVWRWGGALSTWALITSVTHAGGGLTFTDVTAASGVIARHDPSGALLFAPSIIADLIGPVVVGDFNNDGWQDIFFVSSGKQPDRLFINNGDGTFTDRAAEWGVAVKHMGLSACVGDYDGDGWLDIFVTSGGLDGSPLAKGKHRLYRNLNGSGFEEVAQAAGVATASPFIADGLGCAFGDFDLDGDLDLFVAGYFIVGKGNRLFRNNGNGTFTDVSAPAGFQPLPIHGFSPRFVDMDGDRYPELLIAADFHTSKYFVNNMNGTFTNATLSSGTGTDDNGMGSVVADLDGDGRFDWFVTSIWAVGSPETPGTGNRLYRNMGNHAYLDVTVASGVLNGNWAWGATAVDLNHNGSLDLVQANGWITSPQFQNQPTRVWINDGTGGFTEQAAATGLWHTLSGRGVLSFDFDNDGDRDVLIAASKDFLKLYRNDLIAPGGSMAGRHWLRVEIDSRGSPRVAPFGIGTRIELLASGRRQFRFIDGGTNFQSQDELAAHFGLGSAEVVDELRLLWSDGTTTLLRDVAADQRLTIAIKRRCDLDRDDRVNGADLAILLGHWGEIDDTDPIDLNADGAVNGADLLLLLANWGW, via the coding sequence ATGACGAATCGCGCGCGCGTCGTGGTTCCGTTCCGCTCGGTCTGGCGCTGGGGTGGAGCGTTGTCGACATGGGCGCTCATCACCTCGGTGACCCATGCAGGGGGTGGCCTGACCTTCACCGATGTGACCGCTGCAAGCGGCGTCATCGCGAGGCATGACCCCTCGGGCGCGCTGCTCTTTGCGCCGAGCATCATCGCGGATCTCATTGGTCCGGTGGTCGTCGGTGACTTCAACAACGACGGCTGGCAGGACATCTTCTTCGTCTCGAGCGGGAAGCAGCCCGATCGCCTCTTCATCAACAATGGCGATGGCACCTTCACCGACCGCGCGGCGGAGTGGGGGGTGGCGGTCAAGCACATGGGGCTCTCCGCCTGCGTGGGTGACTATGACGGCGATGGCTGGCTCGACATTTTCGTGACGAGCGGAGGGCTTGACGGTTCGCCCCTCGCCAAGGGCAAGCATCGTCTCTATCGCAATCTGAACGGGAGCGGCTTTGAGGAAGTGGCGCAGGCCGCGGGTGTTGCGACCGCATCGCCCTTCATCGCCGATGGCCTCGGCTGCGCCTTCGGCGACTTCGATCTCGATGGCGACCTCGATCTCTTCGTGGCCGGCTACTTCATCGTCGGCAAGGGCAATCGACTCTTCCGCAACAACGGCAACGGCACCTTCACCGATGTCTCCGCGCCCGCGGGCTTTCAACCGCTGCCGATTCATGGCTTCTCACCCCGGTTCGTCGACATGGACGGCGATCGCTACCCCGAGCTCCTGATTGCCGCGGACTTCCACACCTCGAAGTACTTCGTGAACAACATGAATGGCACCTTTACGAACGCGACGCTGTCGAGCGGCACGGGGACCGATGACAACGGCATGGGGTCCGTCGTTGCCGATCTTGACGGCGATGGCCGTTTCGACTGGTTTGTCACGAGCATCTGGGCCGTGGGCAGCCCGGAGACGCCGGGGACGGGCAACCGCCTCTATCGGAACATGGGCAACCACGCCTATCTCGATGTGACCGTGGCGAGCGGCGTGCTGAATGGCAACTGGGCCTGGGGCGCGACGGCGGTTGACCTGAATCACAACGGCTCGCTTGATCTGGTGCAGGCCAACGGCTGGATCACCTCGCCACAGTTTCAGAATCAGCCGACTCGAGTGTGGATCAATGACGGCACTGGCGGATTCACTGAACAGGCGGCCGCGACGGGCCTCTGGCACACGCTCTCGGGACGAGGAGTGCTGTCATTCGACTTCGACAACGATGGTGATCGCGATGTCCTGATCGCTGCGAGCAAGGACTTCCTGAAGCTCTATCGAAATGACCTCATTGCACCGGGCGGCTCCATGGCGGGGCGACACTGGCTGCGCGTCGAGATCGACTCCCGCGGATCACCGCGCGTGGCGCCCTTTGGCATCGGGACGCGCATTGAACTTCTGGCCAGCGGGCGCCGCCAGTTTCGCTTCATCGACGGCGGAACGAACTTCCAGTCACAGGATGAGCTCGCCGCGCACTTCGGTCTCGGCTCCGCTGAGGTGGTCGACGAGCTTCGATTGCTCTGGAGCGACGGGACGACGACGCTGCTGCGAGATGTCGCCGCGGACCAGCGCCTGACCATTGCGATCAAGCGTCGCTGCGATCTCGACCGAGACGATCGTGTCAACGGCGCGGATCTGGCCATCCTGCTGGGGCACTGGGGAGAGATCGACGACACCGACCCCATCGACCTCAATGCCGATGGTGCGGTGAACGGCGCGGATCTTCTTCTGCTGCTTGCGAACTGGGGGTGGTGA
- a CDS encoding efflux RND transporter permease subunit produces MLRHLIAFSIHHASVVLLLAGALLAWAVVRLPEMPVDVFPELNAPTVVLLTEAPGLAADEVEQAVTVPIEASMLGLPGVRRVRSASAPSLGLIWVEFGWGEDILRARQFVTERLTAIRDALPPGAHAEMTPITSITGEIMLLAVSSPDGTVSDLELRAWSEFDLRRLLLAVPGVAQVSVIGGELPEYQVNLDPERLGLMGLSVDDIVSAAAAAHDTSSAGFLRDVDRRELPIRQSARVTSARDLADTLVERRGGTPVRLGEVAEVRLGPAPQRGTAASQGRPAVVLSVQKSPGTNTLALTRSVDRALDRLMAAAPKGVVLERRVFRQSDFIERSVSNLMKVLRDAVIIVSVVLVLFLLNVRTTLITLAALPLSLAAALLVMDGMGLTLNVMTLGGLAVAVGVLVDDAIIDVENVYRRLRENAGRAEADRLSTAQVVLQASNEIRPAMVMATVIIVVVFAPLFALEGVEGRFFRPLGITYVVSIVASLLVALTVTPAACSLFLGGLVKRGARMGSASRSHGDGWVVARLKRLYEPSLRWSLRHRFWVVAGAIVMTLMSLMTAARFGTSFLPSFNEGSLTVFVSAPPGTSLDETDRAARMVEQRLLGIDGVATVTRRTGRAERDEHAEPVFNSEIDIALLPDANVNVVRRAVAEVITDVPGLSVQIGQPIEHRLSHILSGTPAAIAINVYGEDLPTLRELARSIEGALKPMPGARDVTANREMLIPSLSIRFRRADLAAAGLTPASAARQVQSALHGARVAEVTDGHRRLAITVRLAEGERQTIQQVRDLLLRNDRGAMVRLNEIADIDPEMTSGAITREGGRRKAVVSLNVSDGHNLGDLVEEVRQVVDPIVHARGATVEYGGQFEARESAAKRLLLGGLAVLLVMVVLLRIATGSTAVALLVMVNLPLGLIGGIAAIIVAESILGTSGAGPLATSAALLGLSSAPVPVISIASMVGFITLFGIALRNGLLLVNHYRHLAVVEHCPPAEVILRGSLERLSPILMTALSAALGLLPLALAAGRPGSELLAPMAIVVLGGLMSSTLLNLVVVPVGYALVRRVPREAFVRR; encoded by the coding sequence ATGCTTCGACACCTGATTGCATTCTCGATTCACCACGCGTCGGTGGTGCTGCTCCTCGCCGGGGCGCTTCTGGCATGGGCCGTCGTGCGCCTGCCGGAGATGCCCGTCGATGTCTTTCCCGAGCTGAACGCACCCACGGTGGTGCTCCTCACCGAGGCCCCGGGACTGGCCGCCGACGAGGTGGAACAGGCGGTCACCGTGCCGATCGAGGCCTCCATGCTGGGGCTGCCCGGAGTTCGGCGCGTCCGAAGTGCGAGCGCACCATCGCTTGGCCTCATCTGGGTTGAGTTCGGGTGGGGTGAGGACATTCTGCGCGCCCGGCAGTTCGTGACGGAGCGGCTTACGGCCATCCGCGATGCGCTTCCACCCGGCGCGCATGCGGAAATGACGCCGATCACTTCGATCACCGGCGAGATCATGCTGCTTGCCGTCTCCTCGCCGGACGGCACCGTCTCCGACCTCGAGCTCCGAGCGTGGTCGGAGTTCGACCTCAGGCGCCTGCTGCTCGCCGTTCCCGGTGTCGCTCAGGTGTCCGTGATCGGAGGAGAGCTGCCTGAGTATCAGGTCAATCTCGACCCCGAGCGCCTTGGGCTCATGGGCCTCTCCGTCGATGACATCGTGAGCGCGGCAGCGGCGGCGCACGACACCTCCAGTGCCGGCTTCCTTCGAGATGTTGACCGACGAGAGCTTCCGATTCGCCAAAGTGCGCGTGTCACGAGCGCCCGCGACCTCGCGGACACTCTGGTCGAGCGGCGCGGAGGCACACCGGTGCGCCTGGGTGAAGTGGCCGAGGTGCGCCTCGGTCCCGCACCGCAGCGCGGCACCGCGGCGAGCCAGGGCCGCCCGGCGGTGGTGCTCTCGGTACAGAAGTCGCCCGGCACGAACACGCTGGCGCTGACCCGTTCCGTGGACCGGGCTCTCGACCGCCTGATGGCCGCGGCGCCGAAGGGCGTTGTTCTCGAGCGACGCGTCTTCAGGCAGTCGGACTTCATCGAACGCTCCGTCTCCAACCTGATGAAGGTGCTTCGCGATGCCGTGATCATCGTCTCCGTGGTGCTGGTGCTCTTCCTGTTGAATGTGCGCACCACGCTCATCACGCTGGCGGCGCTGCCGCTGTCACTGGCTGCGGCGCTCCTCGTCATGGACGGCATGGGCCTGACGCTCAATGTGATGACCCTCGGCGGCCTCGCGGTCGCCGTCGGCGTGCTGGTCGATGACGCGATCATCGATGTTGAGAATGTCTATCGGCGCCTTCGCGAGAATGCCGGGCGCGCCGAGGCGGATCGCCTCTCGACCGCCCAGGTGGTGCTTCAGGCGAGCAACGAGATCCGGCCCGCGATGGTGATGGCCACGGTCATCATCGTCGTCGTGTTCGCGCCGCTCTTTGCTCTCGAGGGAGTCGAAGGTCGCTTCTTCCGACCGCTGGGGATCACCTATGTGGTGTCGATTGTCGCCTCGCTGCTGGTGGCGCTGACGGTGACTCCCGCGGCGTGCAGCCTCTTCCTCGGAGGCCTCGTCAAGCGCGGTGCAAGGATGGGCTCGGCCAGTCGAAGCCACGGTGATGGCTGGGTCGTGGCTCGACTCAAGCGCCTCTACGAACCATCGCTTCGATGGTCGCTGCGGCATCGCTTCTGGGTGGTGGCGGGCGCGATCGTCATGACGCTCATGTCGCTCATGACCGCCGCGCGCTTCGGCACCTCCTTTCTTCCATCGTTCAATGAAGGATCACTGACGGTCTTCGTCTCGGCCCCACCGGGAACCTCGCTCGACGAGACCGATCGCGCCGCCCGAATGGTTGAGCAGCGCCTCCTCGGGATTGATGGTGTCGCGACGGTGACGCGGCGCACCGGCCGCGCCGAGCGCGATGAACACGCCGAGCCTGTCTTCAACAGCGAGATCGATATCGCGCTGCTGCCTGATGCCAATGTGAATGTCGTCCGCCGCGCAGTCGCCGAGGTCATCACCGATGTGCCGGGACTATCAGTGCAGATCGGCCAGCCGATCGAGCATCGACTCTCGCACATTCTCTCGGGCACGCCGGCGGCGATCGCCATCAATGTCTATGGCGAGGATCTGCCAACACTGCGCGAACTGGCCCGCAGCATCGAGGGCGCGCTCAAGCCCATGCCCGGCGCGCGCGATGTCACCGCCAATCGAGAGATGCTGATTCCCTCGCTCTCCATCCGCTTCCGTCGCGCGGATCTCGCCGCGGCCGGTCTGACTCCAGCCTCGGCTGCACGGCAGGTGCAGTCGGCGCTGCACGGCGCGAGGGTGGCCGAGGTCACCGACGGCCATCGCCGTCTCGCGATTACGGTGCGCCTCGCCGAAGGTGAGCGACAGACGATCCAGCAGGTGCGTGATCTCCTTCTGCGCAACGACCGCGGTGCGATGGTGCGCCTGAACGAGATCGCCGACATCGATCCCGAAATGACCAGCGGCGCCATCACGCGCGAGGGGGGGCGACGCAAGGCGGTGGTCTCTTTGAATGTCTCCGACGGTCACAATCTCGGCGATCTGGTCGAAGAGGTGCGACAAGTGGTCGACCCCATCGTGCACGCTCGGGGCGCCACCGTCGAGTACGGCGGTCAATTCGAAGCAAGAGAGAGCGCTGCCAAGAGGCTGCTTCTCGGCGGCCTCGCCGTCCTGCTCGTGATGGTGGTGCTGCTTCGCATTGCGACTGGTTCGACCGCGGTGGCTCTTCTCGTCATGGTGAACTTGCCGCTCGGCCTCATCGGGGGTATCGCAGCCATCATCGTCGCCGAGTCGATCCTTGGCACGAGCGGCGCCGGTCCACTGGCGACGAGCGCTGCCCTGCTCGGCCTCTCGTCAGCGCCGGTGCCGGTGATTTCCATCGCCAGCATGGTCGGTTTCATCACGCTCTTCGGCATCGCCCTTCGCAACGGTCTTCTACTGGTCAATCACTATCGCCATCTGGCCGTGGTGGAGCACTGTCCACCCGCCGAGGTCATTCTTCGAGGTTCGCTGGAGCGCCTCTCGCCGATCCTGATGACGGCGCTGAGCGCTGCGCTGGGCTTGCTGCCTTTGGCGCTCGCCGCGGGCCGCCCCGGCAGCGAACTGCTCGCGCCGATGGCGATCGTTGTTCTTGGAGGGCTGATGTCTTCCACGCTTCTCAATCTTGTCGTCGTGCCGGTGGGATATGCCCTCGTGCGTCGCGTGCCGCGCGAGGCGTTCGTTCGTCGATGA
- a CDS encoding efflux RND transporter periplasmic adaptor subunit gives MIRSNSMLRPCASLLALTVSIVSGCDRSKPPPAATPTEEVPAITNRVEIGATVRRNLGITFARVELRPVAQTLRLPARVELPPSAHREERSPASGVVELLVSEFEPIRAGEALFRIDSPQWRELQQQLSETFTAIRLSETEVASIAPLMLAHRHHEEGLHETIALRAARVEQLEHLVAAGGAPGGELSEARAQLARAKVELAETGEKEAALEARNRDAEAKLDAARTRAVLLLSAAAAITAVPVSDLERLDDGQPRWQRIDRLERRSAIDGIVAKIHAISGGQVEALAPVLEVVDPSQVQVRAALLQGDLARLPAHPTAVAIPAGSVRDSGRSASAVTTGAATASSVAATSIGSGALASETTGAAPMHGTLFIAPVADSDRRTIDLVLRPIEGTRPPAWARPGVSALLEVTVDGDARPELAIPLRAVVRDGAKALLFRRDPRNPDRAIRLDADLGIDDGRWIVIRSGVREGDEVVLDGAYQLMVDSSGAIPKGGHFHADGTWHADH, from the coding sequence ATGATTCGCTCCAATTCCATGCTCCGGCCTTGTGCTTCGCTGCTCGCGCTGACGGTGAGCATCGTCTCCGGATGTGACCGCTCCAAACCCCCGCCAGCCGCGACGCCGACCGAGGAGGTGCCGGCCATCACCAATCGGGTCGAGATCGGTGCCACCGTGCGGCGCAATCTCGGCATCACCTTTGCTCGCGTGGAGCTCAGACCGGTGGCCCAGACTCTGCGACTTCCGGCGCGGGTGGAACTTCCGCCATCAGCCCATCGCGAAGAGCGCTCACCCGCGAGCGGCGTGGTGGAGCTTCTCGTCAGCGAGTTCGAGCCGATCCGCGCGGGCGAGGCGCTCTTTCGCATCGACTCGCCACAGTGGCGCGAGCTTCAGCAGCAGCTCTCAGAGACATTCACGGCGATTCGCCTCTCGGAAACCGAGGTGGCCAGCATCGCGCCGTTGATGCTGGCCCACCGCCATCACGAGGAGGGTCTTCACGAGACCATCGCGCTGCGCGCGGCGCGGGTCGAGCAACTCGAACACCTCGTGGCTGCGGGTGGCGCGCCTGGAGGCGAGCTCTCGGAGGCACGGGCGCAGCTTGCCCGAGCCAAGGTCGAACTCGCCGAGACGGGTGAGAAGGAGGCGGCGCTCGAGGCGCGGAATCGCGACGCCGAAGCGAAGCTCGACGCCGCGCGAACCCGAGCCGTCCTGCTTCTCTCCGCAGCGGCGGCGATCACCGCCGTTCCTGTGAGTGATCTGGAGCGACTCGACGACGGCCAGCCGCGATGGCAGCGGATCGATCGCCTTGAGCGGCGCTCCGCCATCGACGGCATTGTCGCGAAGATCCACGCCATCTCCGGGGGGCAGGTCGAAGCGCTTGCGCCCGTTCTCGAAGTGGTCGATCCGTCGCAAGTGCAGGTCCGTGCGGCGCTCCTTCAGGGCGACCTCGCCCGCCTTCCAGCGCACCCGACCGCGGTAGCCATTCCCGCCGGATCGGTGCGCGACTCGGGGCGAAGCGCCTCCGCCGTAACCACGGGAGCGGCGACGGCATCGTCCGTTGCGGCGACCTCAATCGGCTCGGGTGCGCTGGCCTCGGAGACCACCGGCGCCGCACCGATGCACGGCACCCTCTTCATCGCGCCCGTCGCCGACTCCGATCGCCGCACCATCGATCTCGTGCTGCGGCCCATCGAGGGAACCCGCCCCCCGGCGTGGGCGCGGCCGGGGGTCTCGGCACTTCTTGAGGTGACCGTCGATGGCGATGCACGACCCGAGCTCGCGATTCCGCTCCGCGCCGTGGTGCGCGACGGAGCGAAGGCGCTTCTCTTCCGTCGCGATCCGCGCAACCCCGATCGGGCCATTCGACTCGACGCCGACCTCGGCATCGATGATGGCCGCTGGATCGTCATTCGCAGCGGTGTGCGCGAAGGCGATGAGGTCGTCCTCGATGGCGCCTATCAGCTCATGGTCGATTCGAGCGGCGCCATTCCGAAGGGCGGGCACTTCCACGCCGACGGCACCTGGCACGCGGATCACTGA
- a CDS encoding TolC family protein, with the protein MPPTFPVNTTAAHRLLIATLLLLPAACASYEPAPLDPEAARQAWLVRSPDDEGVREFARRLAAAHHPSQEFNAADGITLAEAEAIGLVFNRELRVVRRGAGVAQATADFAGLWDDPVLGIEIERIVQSVPNPWIVGAAIGITIPISGRVEALQRRADEALRAELDAIASREWSHRATIRRRWMEWSAQRLREELLRELVREVDAVAISAQRLEAAGVLARVDARLFQVELAGRRAELLLVEAEGRELELLLRDALGLAPEAPVEFVPQVVLEPATDPTSAREAWLKRNPALRAMRSHYAVAEAALELEVRRQYPDITIGPGYKEDQGDGRVLLGISLPLPLWNRNQQGVAEAFAERDRVREEFYGLLESIESQLEVALVRVEMSRAARLSLDRDLLPLVDLQDAEVRRSAELGRVDPLLLLETLRSRYDARLRVIDTRLAESISSATQDELVGPPRSALEDAPS; encoded by the coding sequence GTGCCACCGACCTTTCCCGTCAACACAACTGCGGCTCATCGGCTCCTGATCGCCACGCTCCTCCTGCTACCGGCGGCGTGCGCCTCCTATGAGCCTGCGCCACTTGATCCGGAAGCCGCGCGCCAGGCGTGGCTGGTCCGTTCACCGGACGACGAGGGAGTGCGCGAGTTCGCGCGGCGCCTCGCCGCGGCGCATCACCCATCGCAGGAGTTCAACGCCGCCGACGGCATCACGCTCGCCGAGGCGGAGGCGATCGGCCTCGTCTTCAATCGAGAACTTCGCGTGGTTCGCCGCGGTGCGGGCGTCGCGCAGGCGACGGCGGACTTTGCAGGGCTCTGGGATGACCCCGTCCTCGGCATCGAGATCGAGCGGATCGTGCAGAGCGTGCCGAATCCATGGATTGTCGGGGCTGCGATCGGCATCACCATTCCCATCTCGGGGCGCGTCGAGGCCTTGCAGCGCCGCGCCGATGAGGCGCTCCGCGCGGAGCTCGACGCGATCGCGTCGCGCGAGTGGAGTCATCGGGCAACGATTCGCAGGCGTTGGATGGAGTGGTCCGCTCAGCGACTGCGCGAAGAGCTGCTGCGCGAACTGGTGCGTGAGGTCGACGCTGTGGCGATCTCGGCGCAGCGACTCGAAGCCGCCGGCGTTCTCGCTCGCGTCGACGCGCGCCTCTTTCAGGTTGAACTCGCGGGCCGCCGTGCGGAGCTTCTTCTGGTTGAGGCGGAGGGGCGCGAGCTCGAACTGCTCCTCCGTGATGCCCTGGGGCTCGCCCCGGAAGCGCCCGTCGAGTTCGTGCCGCAAGTCGTGCTCGAACCAGCGACCGATCCGACCTCCGCGCGCGAGGCGTGGCTCAAGCGGAATCCCGCTCTTCGCGCGATGCGGAGCCATTACGCCGTCGCCGAAGCGGCGCTCGAACTTGAAGTGCGTCGTCAGTACCCCGACATCACCATCGGCCCCGGCTACAAGGAGGACCAGGGCGATGGTCGCGTGCTGCTCGGCATCTCCCTGCCGCTTCCGCTGTGGAACAGGAATCAGCAGGGTGTGGCCGAGGCGTTCGCCGAGCGCGACCGCGTGCGCGAGGAGTTCTACGGTCTTCTCGAGTCGATCGAGTCGCAGCTCGAGGTCGCGCTGGTGCGGGTCGAGATGTCCCGCGCGGCGCGGCTCTCGCTCGACCGAGATCTGCTCCCGCTGGTTGATCTCCAGGACGCCGAGGTTCGGCGGAGCGCCGAACTCGGTCGAGTCGATCCCCTGCTCCTTCTCGAAACCCTCCGGAGCCGCTACGACGCGAGGCTCCGAGTGATCGACACGCGACTCGCCGAATCGATCTCATCAGCCACACAGGATGAACTCGTGGGTCCCCCACGCTCCGCTCTCGAGGATGCCCCCTCATGA
- a CDS encoding ACT domain-containing protein, translating to MQGLSLVRFEGRWAVAKLPIHDPLPDWVHRAIAGDRFVSLTTAATERSLIAPEGLIPLEVKVERGFALLGVPGVISFSECGVLARLVGPLATAGISVLAVATFDTDYLLLRESEVERARTALNAAGIPIV from the coding sequence ATGCAGGGCCTTTCGCTCGTTCGGTTCGAAGGTCGATGGGCGGTCGCGAAGCTTCCCATCCATGACCCACTCCCCGACTGGGTGCATCGGGCGATCGCGGGAGATCGCTTCGTGAGCCTCACGACAGCGGCAACAGAGCGATCGCTCATCGCGCCCGAAGGGCTCATTCCTCTTGAAGTGAAGGTGGAGCGAGGCTTCGCGCTGCTCGGCGTGCCTGGCGTGATCTCGTTCAGCGAGTGCGGCGTGCTGGCGCGACTGGTGGGGCCGCTCGCGACGGCGGGCATCAGCGTGCTCGCCGTCGCCACCTTCGACACGGACTACCTCCTTCTGCGCGAATCGGAAGTCGAGCGGGCTCGAACTGCTCTGAATGCCGCGGGAATCCCCATCGTCTGA